The genomic segment TACAAATGTAGTACATTTGAGGGTCTCACTCCAACCACAAGGAAAGGTTTTAAagtttagtacctttttttctgagagtgtacaaGTTTTTCGTCACACTGCCTCAGACAATTTGgttaaattaaatgaagaaaaataacatcaaatattacataaataagCAGCAGGACCAGTTTAGAACTGAAATCACAGCTTGGCACTTTTCATGGCTCACCCCTGACCAGTAATGATGTTTTAGCACACAAAAGTATCAGCACCACACAGCacttatatttctttatttcaaggATAAATCAACAGGAAAGTTGTAAAAGCAATGCAGTAACGCAACAAGCCAAACAACCAATAATGAACATATGCATATACTATATTCTGACTCAATTGTGTAATATGTATCAGGCAAGAATAAATGCTGGGAGCATTAGTGTGCAAAATATTCACGAAGCTAAACAGTGCAAAAAGagctattattaataatatctaATGAATCAACACTGAGAGAAAGTTCAAGAATGGTTCAAAGTCACTACAGATCTTGCATTGAGAGTTTTTCCAGATTAGTTTTGTCTGCTAAGTTCATGTGCTTTGTACTTCCATGTTCTGTTGaaattaaatatcaatttaACTTTAATATGTGAAATCATTGTGCAAATAATTAGgctatatgtaaataataataattttaaaaaaccctaAGGATTCGCATTActtgttcattaaaaaatttcTCATTCAAGAGGAAGAGCTAAAATTGGAATCAGAAAAAATCTGCTTGTCATTATTGTCTTTCGTCTTCTTTATATGTTCAGCGTCTTGTGAATTCTATTATAAATTGTGTTTCAAGCCATATTTACACATCTAATGAGGAGAAAATAGAGTAGGAAAATAGCttagatatttttaaaacagtatATCCATTTCACTGTAGCATCATCCCTTTAATTTGTAACtcacctacaaaaaaaaaaaaaaatcaaacgaaaaaacaaaacagttggCATAATGAGCACATCTGTTCAATTaagttttaaataacaaatgtataatccatttaaataaagaaaatagtAAATGAGTGCTCTACCAAAAAgctttattatttgattattactTGGAGGTTAAACAGATATATGACTCTAAATTGAAGCTATTGTCaattgtgaaataaaaaatataatgtttcaCAAGTGCCTAATTAGAGTGATCACATATACCTATatctaattatttaaatatttaacttgAACTCATGTTTAAACTCATGTAAgaagaaagattaaaatatgGGGTGTTTAAAATCTCTTGGTTTGGCAGTGTGGTGCTGTTCAAACGTGTTGTTGTTGATTGGCCAACATCGCTGCTTCCCATCTCTGAACGAGGGCACTTTTCCTTCGGACTCTGGTATAAGGTGCCTCGGGAAACTAAAGGAAAGAGTTTCACCCGTAAAACGGCTGTAGGTGCCAGTTTCatggtgaaaatgtacaaaaatttaATAAGACGTCACAAACGATGGAGAAACACGATGAAtgagcaatgatatgagaaatTAAGCTAGCAGGAAATGGTCTTTTTATTTGCATGCGCAGGGGATACATTTGAGTAATGAGATTTAATAAAGTTTGCTTTTTGTCAAAATCAGCAGTAATGGCTCTAAAACCAGAGTAAAACAATGTAATGGTAATTTTCACAAGGGTACTGTTTAATACTAGTAACATGAAGTCGAAATGCCTGGACTGCAAGACACTTAGTTTTTGAGCAAGCTCCCCACCGTATGCCTACATTAGATTCTGGCAAATGAGTAAATGTTGTCTTCTTAGCTAAGTGAGAAAATTTAAAGTCAATATATTTCCCAGAATAAACTGTGACATGTTTTCAAAGTGGGgtgtatggtggcttagtggttagcacgtttgcctcgcacctccagggttaggggtttgaatcccacctccgccctgtgtgcgtggagttcgcatgttctccctgtgcttcggaggtttccttgggtactccagtttccttccccagtccagaAACACgcattgtaggctaattggcatttccaaattgcctatggtgtgtgaatgtgtgtgtgattgtgccctgcgatgggttggcaccccgtccagggtgtccccacgCTTTGTATTCTgagtgccctgggataggctccaggctccctgtgaccctgagtaggataagcagtatggaaaatggatggatggatggatggatgtgttgaAAGTGTTTGATAAGTATTTGACACTGGACATGCACATCTCTACATTACTCAAATGCATCCATGAAgaacacaaaaatgtaaaaaaataaataaatacacttaaaaaaaaaaaacccaccaaaaaaacccccaaaaaacaaaaacaaaagcagacatGATGATGTTGTACCTTCTGATCGCAGGATAAAGTGGAACGGTCCATTTTGCGTGCCTTCAAAGGGGAGGAAGGGGAGGACTTACATTTCGCTGGCAAACCTCCTAACATAAAGACAAAcccaaaatgcaaaaacaattgTATTTAGTCAACTTTCTGTACGTATTAACATTATGGAACTAAAATGAATTACTACCAGTTCATGAAAGATGTATCGATGATACAGTATTTTTGCCAATGTATCAAAATAATACACGAGGAAGTCGAATGTTTCATCTGTAGAAGCAAAATAAATGTTCCCATTTGAAAAGAAAACCATTCTGCCATTATATGATTGAAATGAATCAGATTCCGTGGAGTGTACCTGCAAGTGGACATTTACTGTTACGCTATCTGAGTATCTGGCAATGTTTCAAAGCTAGATGTTTAATAAGAATATTTAAAGTATTCACAGCTATTTGAAAAGATTAATGTTTTAGCACACTCTtataatttgtatattttgacaATATTGCTTTTTAGAATAATTCACGATAACCACATTTGTGCTTTGACAGATATTTAAATCAAATACCTGACTTGTCGTAGGTGAAATTCTGCAGTGAGCTGGGAGACACCAGAATCGTGTCATATTTCTCTTTGGAGTACAACTGCGCCCTCTGCCTCCTGAATTCTTCATCTCTCTGCTTCACCTCTTTGATCTCCTGGTCCACCAGAGATAGTGTGCTGTGTGATCGCAGTTTGAAGAAGGGGTTGTTGTGGAATGTGCTCTCTTGGGTCTCCTGGCATGCACTGCTCAGGCAGAACTCGGAAGCACTTCGGATGATGAGATTCGACGTTTCCAGGATGATGACGTTGCTTGAGTCTGAGGGCCACTCATGGAACCTGTTTGTCACTGGAGAAAGCAGGCTTTTCCCCTTTTGCCGCTGGTTTGTCGGATGCGAATCCGGCTCAAGGATGATGACGTTGTTGGCCACCATCTCATGATAGGTTGGTTTTGATGAAGGTGAAGCAGTAACAGAGACGGTTGGTGGTATGGTGCTAGAAGGTCTCTGTGACCTGCACCTGTCCTCACGTGTGTTATACGCTGTCCTTTTCTCCTCTGGAGCTGACTTAGCCATCATCAGAGTCACTGGTCTGGGTTTATTCTGCACAGGTTCACTAGAAGGTGACTTTGACATGGCTCTCTCTCGTTTGAAAGATTCCTCTCGCTCCATAGTCTCACGGATTTCCCTTTCGACTGGAGTCTCTGGTTCATCGTAATGAGACCGGTAGCTTGTGTCATCCAGGCCCGAGTCATCTGAACACGGGCTAAACTGGGTATACTGGTAGTCACCAAGACTTAAATTGTCTGAATCCGGATCTCTCTTGGGCCGTTCCAAGTTGCGCATGGGTGTATACATGATGTTATGTCCACCCTGCTTTACGGTAGACTGCTGTACCTGGGCCTTGCATTGTTCCTCCATTTTCTGCCACTGCTTACAAGCCATCCTGAAATCCACATGCTCTGTGCTGACGTTCTCGCTCTGCATCTCCTGAATCACGCAATAGTCTTGCGGCAACTTCTTATCGAGCTCAGAGGTCGAGGCAGACAAGCGCTGCAGGCTGTGTTTCACATTTTGGCTCGGATCCTCCTCATTCTCTGGGATCTTGGATAAACTGCTGTAGTGTATGGAGTCAATATAGGAAATGTCTTCCAGCTCACATTCAGTAGAACATTCCGGCTGCTCAAGAGTGTCAACACTTTCTGTCAACACTGTCggatcttcatcttcatcaggTTCAGCTTTACTCTCGGACTGGCTATGAGTTTCATCCTCCATTGCATGGTTTTGGTCGTTTGTCTCTTCTTTGACATCAAGGGTATCTGATTCCAAAATGCCACCAAACTCATCTTCATCGACAACGGGAGAAAACATGGCCTTCCACTGCTCCTCAGCATCACTGTCCGATGAGACAATAGCCATCTCTACGTGCAGGCAGTCACTCAGGTCATCTCTATCATTATCATGGCAGGATTCAGTAGAGGCGTCAGAAACAGCCAGCTCCTTGATTTGCTGTTCCAACACAGATTCTGGTTCTGTTTTCAGAGCTTCCTGTGGTTCTTGGTGTTCTGGCTCTTTTGCATCCAGAAAGGatgttgtgttgttttcttCCTCCACCAGCTGGCCTTGTGCTTGGGGATCTGTGTCAGGCTCCGGAGATGGCACAGATTCTTTGAGATTTGactcctcttcctctgtctcttttaTCATCGTGTCCTCTTGTTGGTTTGCACTTCCATCACTTTCCTCTGTAGCCTCACATTCATTGGCTGTGCTGTTGCTTTTGTGCCGAGTTGCGAGTGGGGAGTTGCCCTTTTCAGTATCCAGGCATTCAGAGAAATGTTCCTCAAAGCATTCTTTATCATCTGCGCTGTGCTGGTATTTGTCTTCGTCTTTTTCCCCAAGATCCATTTTATAGTCTTTTACATCAGCCATTTCCGAAAGCTGGCTGGTCTCCATGGAGACGGCCTCGGGGAGGTTTTCTTGCTCTTTTTGTTGCGGGTTTAAAGAGTCTCTCCTACCCTCATCTATTTCATTCTCATTTGGTCTTTTCACACCAGCTGTGGCTCTCTATGAAAGTTAGGTTGAAAAGGTTTAGGCTCATGACAACACAGAATAGGGACAAAAACATTAACCAAGAACGTCAAACTTATGTCAAACCAACATCTTCCCATCTTCTCAGTCTCAGAATCAAGGAACAATTCATAAACTCAGTGGGTCAAGTAGATCAATCAGTTGTCTAAAGCTGTTACTCTGACACGTCATCATGTCACTTTAACTTCCTTGAAGTGGCTCCATCACACATCACCAAACAGGATGTGAGCAGAGATGTTTAACTGGCTAAACTACCATGAGACAGGTTTCAAAGCAAGCATGGAATCTGTGTAAGTGGGACAAAGATTGACACCAAAGGAGGTTTCACTAGCAGCAAAGGTAAAATGAGTACTAAATGCTTACCATGTGCTTGCATTTCAGTGATTGCAAACCTCACTGATATGttacaacagcaaaagaaatCTATACAATTAACCATGACTGGTAAAATAGTCCAagaatttatttcatattaaaaccTGGCTGCAAATGTCTGACTTCTGGCTGAAAATTGTGCTTCAAATACCCTTAAGAGTTCCAAACATATGTGTTCTCTGCACTTCTGTTACACAATTTAGTTTGCATTATGGAAGAATTACAGACTCCATTATGGGAGAATTACAGACTCTTCTCATTTGCATCTCAATAGCAGGTAAGATCAGAcacaagaaagagagacaagatCCTAGAAGAGACAAGCTGCATAGTCCTCCAGTGCTTCTGATTGCACTGCTTTATCCTTTCTTCTATCATCCTTTCCGCACATCACTATCTAGAGGATTAATCCCATGTTTAACCAAGGATTTCATCTAAGCCGCCAGATATAACGTCCAATAAATCCTCCAAAATATtcttattttgttgtttgtgcTAAATTGTAGTATAACTGAATTAGGGATGGGACCGTTATGATAAATTCATGGTTTGATAACTGTACAACGTTCTTGTGTTTGATTTAATCGCTGTATCTTAACATtttcaaagcaaaacaaaatgttatATAACCCTGCAGCGCTGCTGCAATTAGTAATATATTAAATTAAGATTTATAGCTGACTGAATAAAACAGGGTTGCTCTTAGAGGGCTGAGAACTGTGAAAGAGAACTGTGACAAATGTCTGAACTGTTTGCTCATGGTACTGCATTGCGTAATATTAAAGAAAGGACAACTTCAGGTGTCCTTATTACTGTAGAGTGGTATACAATCTCACGTCCAATAGAAACATGTTCTCCTAGCTGTGTTTCACTCCAGAACATTTGGCGAGCGCAAATTTTTTATTCAGTGTCAATGTTCAGAAACAGCATGAAACGGTTGCTTGGAAACAGAAGGTTGGAATCGGAGGTCCTTCACGGATGCAGAGTGAATCCTCCCGAGTcgtgtttattataaatgattacagCCTACCTGTGAATTCAGGACATAATCTTTTCAGTTTTACTAGTTTTATGTAGGAGAACTGtgaaatggaataaaaatcTATTTGGGTGGAAAGGACATCCTGTCCTCTTCGATTTGACTGTTATTGATGAGTGACCAGCATTTGCCCAAAATACACCATGCTTTTTTGGAAATTGACCACTGTCTGGGCAACAAAGCCAATGACGTCTATCTACAGATTGTACATTGTAAAGTATATCCCTCATGAATAACAAGACTAAATTTATAAATAGCAATGCTAACTACTTGAGGCAATTTGGCaccgtatgtatgtatgtatgtatgtatgtatgtatgtatgtatttattgcCCTTTGCCATTCTGGTTGGTCTTTGCTAAATATGCCATGGCATCAGGCTCtaatataacataacattatgcaatattatattttattttaatgtgaggATCCAGTTATTACATATAATTTGAATATTATGATTTTAATAGGTAACTGTTATAGTACCTAAACAAGCTTTCATCGACTGTACCCAAAATTTGTTGAttaacaataatatattttagaataCAAAGTAGTTGGAAATATTGTGCATCGTATgttgtgacataatttatccatgtattcattttcagtgagtGTTCTGTCCTGGTCAGAGCCACAGTGGATCCaaagcctatcccgggaacactagGCATGAGGCACGAATCACCAATCCACTTACCACTATCCAgcccccctccccacccccccccacacacaggcAGAACATGGGAAACTCTGCACaggcagtaacctgagctcagcaTTGAActgaggaccctggagctgtgaggtagcattgctacctgctgcaccatgCTGCCCACATCATTTATTGTGatgtcatatcatatcatataatattGATCAGCCTTACTctttttgccccccccccccacttttaTTTCAATCTATTGAACAATACACTTTAATTCATTTGGAAAAATATATCATGTTTTGATAATTATGcaaaaatgaaacaacaacaacaacaatagaagagaaaaacaaacaaacaaacaaacaaaaaaacatttgcactACCAATGCAAATGTCAATCAACTGCTCCACTGGCACTGAAATGCAGTCGCCCTTGTCTGTCATTCACAAATCCCACTGGGTTCATGTGGGTTCAAATGAGCCTCACTAACTTCATATTGATGCCAGATCTGCAGGACTGGGTGCAGCTCAGCAGCAGGAGGGAGTCATGAAGAAGAGACAGTCACAAAGAGCCAGAGATAGCCTAATACCATGGATTTATACACAttagatttcatttttaaacaaaggatGATGCACGATTAGTGTGTGCAAGGGTCTCGATTGGGAAACGCATTGGAAGAATACAACAGGgaaatcatcaacaacaacaacaacaacaacaaacatctgGGTACCTACCAGCAGCTTCAAAACGAGCAGCCAAACAGAGATCATCTCCAGTCTACCGCAGCTCGTGCATGCTTGCACGAGTCGGAGCAGCACGAGAGACCGGGCAGCAGCGCGTCGCCGTCGCGAGCGAATCATAGGGTTCAGTTCCTGCCTTCTTACCTATCGATCACTCAGCAACAGTGTGCCGTGAAGTGGAGCGGATGGAATGTGCATTGGCAGATTGGCAGGAAAGCCTGAGAGCTGCTGTCTGGTTAAATCCATAAAGATGCACGCAGTCTGTTCTCTCTCTGCACAGCTCTACAGGAATAGAGACAGACGCACGCGCAGGCTGCAGTGAGCGCTGCCAGCGGGGGCTCTTGCTTTGGGCGCCCACACACTTGTTATAAGCAGCTATTGAACGCCTGTGCTCATGCAATTGAAGTTTAAAGTCGATGCTTTGAACCGAGTTTGATGCGTGCAAGTCTCTCATTGCTAATTGGTTGCTTAGAATCACTTTAACTAGCCAAAATGGATCTGAGTCacttttcttcttcaccttAAATCCTTATTCAGTAATTCCTACAAATGATTCAGTAACTACTGTGAAAATAATATGAGTCTAGACCATTGGCTCTCAAAATAAAATTGGGGTCTATTCACCTTGGTACAGTGGTGGAAAGGCAACTCATTATTATGATCAGTTATTATGGGTCCAAGCAGAGTGTACTTTAAAACAAGCACATCTCTTGTGAAATAAGGTGTACACTGAATGTTCATTTATCTGCTGATTCTTTAGCATAAACCACAGAAATGTGACTTTTGATCCATTTAGCCAAACCCCTTTTCATTTATGATTATTTGCACAATATACACAacctacttttgcaaactagtcctgggatttttttttattttatcttatcagAGTTATTCAGCAGAGTCTGAACCTCAATAATATTCAGAAACATGTTGCAACATGTTGAAACAATGGCTGCCATATGCAAATGAATTTTAGTTGGGCAGAGCCTAGTGTATTTTACTCAAACAGCTGgaactcattatatatatatattaatgggTTCACATGAAATTGGAAAGGCTTGTTCAGGACTATACTCTGAAGCTGTTTGCTAGGTTTGGGGCATGGTCATCCATATTAGGCAGGGTTAATTTCAAATGCATATTTCTCAGGAATTGTAAATCAGATCAGCAGAAATTTGGTGTACATCATCACTGTGCTAATCTGTAAGTGGATTTCTAATGATGGGTTACCATAATCAGCAAATCAGCTTTCAGAAGGTTATTATTGAGCTACCAGCAAAACCTagatatgtatgtgtacatgtatgGTCCCTTTATTGTATATGTGGCAAGAACTGGCCACTGGGGATGCTATTTGCGAAAGGTGCTTGGATCCCACAGATTGCtccttgcagctatatttatttttgagttcTAAGTTgagttattagcctgtttgagTGGTCATTTGAAATGGTTTTAATCCCAACCTCAACAATCCATAAAAAGTTAGCCTATAAGTAAAAAGAACTTGGACCCTAAGGTGTTTTGGAGGTGGAAagttcagggggaaaaaagctctATTAAAaagtcaatatatgagaccatgTTGTTCATTCATGTGAAATCAAACAAATCTAATTGTGTTGTTAGTCATTAAAACCTTACTACAATGCACTaactgaaattttcacagtaCTTGCAaagttgttcttgtttttttttttttttttttttttaaattcgatatttaattgtttcattttgttagATAATCTTTCCACATCTAACAATTCTAATAACTACTCTAATAGctatttttgtaatattatttatagtgGTCTATTAGCTAACCACCTTCCTTTACTAGCTACAAGAgttatgttgtgtatgtgtgttacccattctgatgtttgatgtgaacgttaactgaagctcttgacctgtatctgcataattttgTGCATTGCTCCACATGATTGGccgattagataactgcatgaatgagcatgtgttcctaataaaatggatggtgagtgtataataaataaacaaataataataaaaaaatattttatatgtatatatatatatatatatatatatatatataactgtcaAGATTTTCTTTGGTATAAGCCATAAGAAGttctgaatgtaaaaataaaaataaataaaaataaatatcctaTTAAAAGCCTAacaatgtttgttttaatccaTAGAAAAAAGCTCACATATTAGAATGGTTAGCTTTGTATTCCTCACATTTCATCTATGCTTTGCACTCATCTTAGGTGTGCCAAGCAAATTCTCAGTTCTCAGTAGT from the Ictalurus furcatus strain D&B chromosome 17, Billie_1.0, whole genome shotgun sequence genome contains:
- the si:ch211-153l6.6 gene encoding glutamic acid-rich protein, with amino-acid sequence MIRSRRRRAAARSLVLLRLVQACTSCGRLEMISVWLLVLKLLRATAGVKRPNENEIDEGRRDSLNPQQKEQENLPEAVSMETSQLSEMADVKDYKMDLGEKDEDKYQHSADDKECFEEHFSECLDTEKGNSPLATRHKSNSTANECEATEESDGSANQQEDTMIKETEEEESNLKESVPSPEPDTDPQAQGQLVEEENNTTSFLDAKEPEHQEPQEALKTEPESVLEQQIKELAVSDASTESCHDNDRDDLSDCLHVEMAIVSSDSDAEEQWKAMFSPVVDEDEFGGILESDTLDVKEETNDQNHAMEDETHSQSESKAEPDEDEDPTVLTESVDTLEQPECSTECELEDISYIDSIHYSSLSKIPENEEDPSQNVKHSLQRLSASTSELDKKLPQDYCVIQEMQSENVSTEHVDFRMACKQWQKMEEQCKAQVQQSTVKQGGHNIMYTPMRNLERPKRDPDSDNLSLGDYQYTQFSPCSDDSGLDDTSYRSHYDEPETPVEREIRETMEREESFKRERAMSKSPSSEPVQNKPRPVTLMMAKSAPEEKRTAYNTREDRCRSQRPSSTIPPTVSVTASPSSKPTYHEMVANNVIILEPDSHPTNQRQKGKSLLSPVTNRFHEWPSDSSNVIILETSNLIIRSASEFCLSSACQETQESTFHNNPFFKLRSHSTLSLVDQEIKEVKQRDEEFRRQRAQLYSKEKYDTILVSPSSLQNFTYDKSGGLPAKCKSSPSSPLKARKMDRSTLSCDQKFPEAPYTRVRRKSALVQRWEAAMLANQQQHV